A genomic region of Thermoleophilaceae bacterium contains the following coding sequences:
- a CDS encoding alkaline phosphatase family protein → MEVWAARAWNVFNEGRPFTLVYPLLVLAAASPLGLAPDGSLALGLAGALALAAVLSRFPFPLRGRALLWLAAAASAPLLEPWRAPGLLLGALAGYAFFTVLFWGTLYYRLRTGAPWTNFLRFWRLVLTNSDPTSGNALEQVPKIVMTLSAGTLLAEEPGAGAALRIVAAAVLAAALGTLAWRAFAASRLPRYPLEPAAVTGGGALARRVYVIVVDGCNRSRLWQADAPALDRLAGEGTEYLAVDTAYPARTVVCFSSMLTGAPPHEHGMRSNFAPRLGVRVESVFDVLERHGRRGRLVGIAHLLDPFGDDVVRSVTSVQPTEEIDRSLVAAAREVVEAEDPDLLVLQLLAADQLGHVRGTRNAEYLGQLAETDRHVGDFLAWLGERGKLDQATVVLMADHGQGRGIGGHGHMDWGETPVPFVVWGEGAVPGALSHRPRSVLELAVTISELLGVEPPAAARGGPLVPVLDPDVGAPDRAGERCLAIIPAKDEAAVIGDVLAGIPDEACGLPVDVLVIDDGSRDGTGEIARDAGARVVEHPLPRGLGASVRVGLELARDEGYVAAVYLDGDGEYDPGELSSVLEPVARGRAEYVLGSRFLGHRRGMAWHRTLANRATTSLLGTLMRTVLTDGQTGYRAFGREALAAARIRHDYNYAQVLTLSLWGAGIDPVEVPISYRRRTTGTSFVRYGEYLRRVLPALLAEWRVARRERQVAAVRRSRSSSQATTAASATPTAPAQT, encoded by the coding sequence ATGGAGGTCTGGGCCGCGCGGGCCTGGAACGTCTTCAACGAGGGTCGGCCGTTCACGCTGGTCTACCCGCTGCTCGTGCTGGCCGCGGCGTCGCCGCTCGGGCTCGCTCCCGACGGCAGCCTGGCCCTCGGCCTGGCCGGCGCGCTCGCGCTCGCCGCCGTCCTCTCGCGCTTCCCGTTCCCGCTGCGCGGACGGGCGCTGCTGTGGCTCGCCGCCGCGGCGTCGGCGCCGCTGCTGGAGCCGTGGCGCGCGCCCGGGCTGCTCCTGGGCGCGCTCGCCGGCTACGCCTTCTTCACCGTCCTCTTCTGGGGCACGCTCTACTACCGCCTGCGCACGGGCGCGCCCTGGACGAACTTCCTGCGCTTCTGGCGGCTCGTGCTCACCAACTCCGACCCCACGAGCGGCAACGCGCTGGAGCAGGTGCCCAAGATCGTGATGACGCTGTCCGCGGGCACGCTGCTGGCGGAGGAGCCCGGGGCGGGCGCCGCGCTGCGGATCGTCGCCGCGGCCGTGCTGGCCGCGGCGCTGGGCACGCTCGCCTGGCGCGCCTTCGCGGCCTCCCGGCTGCCCCGCTACCCGCTGGAGCCCGCAGCCGTGACCGGCGGCGGGGCGCTCGCGCGCAGGGTCTACGTGATCGTGGTGGACGGCTGCAACCGCTCGCGCCTCTGGCAGGCGGACGCGCCCGCGCTGGACCGGCTCGCTGGCGAGGGCACCGAGTACCTCGCCGTGGACACCGCCTACCCCGCGCGCACGGTGGTCTGCTTCTCCTCGATGCTCACGGGCGCGCCGCCGCACGAGCACGGCATGCGCTCGAACTTCGCGCCCCGCCTCGGCGTGCGCGTGGAGTCCGTCTTCGACGTGCTCGAGCGCCACGGCCGGCGCGGGCGGCTGGTGGGCATCGCGCACCTGCTCGATCCCTTCGGCGACGACGTCGTGCGCTCGGTCACCTCCGTGCAGCCCACGGAGGAGATCGACCGCTCGCTCGTGGCCGCCGCCCGCGAGGTGGTGGAGGCCGAGGACCCGGACCTGCTCGTTCTGCAGCTGCTGGCAGCCGACCAGCTCGGCCACGTGCGCGGCACCCGCAACGCGGAGTACCTCGGCCAGCTGGCCGAGACCGACCGCCACGTGGGCGACTTCCTCGCCTGGCTCGGCGAGCGCGGCAAGCTCGATCAAGCCACGGTGGTCCTCATGGCCGACCACGGCCAGGGCCGCGGGATCGGCGGCCATGGGCACATGGACTGGGGCGAGACGCCGGTGCCGTTCGTGGTCTGGGGCGAGGGAGCGGTGCCCGGCGCGCTCAGCCACCGCCCGCGCTCCGTGCTCGAGCTGGCCGTCACCATCAGCGAGCTGCTCGGGGTCGAGCCGCCGGCAGCGGCCCGCGGCGGGCCGCTGGTGCCCGTGCTCGACCCCGATGTCGGCGCGCCCGATCGCGCCGGCGAACGCTGCCTGGCGATCATCCCCGCGAAGGACGAGGCGGCGGTGATCGGCGACGTGCTGGCGGGCATCCCGGACGAGGCGTGCGGCCTTCCCGTGGACGTGCTCGTCATCGACGACGGCTCGCGTGACGGGACCGGTGAGATCGCCCGCGACGCCGGAGCGCGGGTGGTCGAGCACCCGCTGCCGCGGGGCCTGGGCGCGTCGGTGCGGGTGGGGCTGGAGCTGGCCCGCGACGAGGGCTATGTGGCCGCCGTCTACCTCGACGGCGACGGCGAGTACGACCCGGGCGAGCTCTCAAGTGTGCTCGAGCCCGTCGCGCGCGGGCGCGCGGAGTACGTGCTGGGCTCGCGCTTCCTCGGCCATCGGCGAGGGATGGCCTGGCACCGCACGCTGGCCAACCGCGCCACCACGTCCCTGCTGGGCACGCTCATGCGCACGGTGCTCACCGACGGCCAGACGGGTTACCGCGCCTTCGGCCGCGAGGCGCTGGCGGCCGCCCGCATCCGCCATGACTACAACTACGCCCAGGTGCTCACGCTCTCGCTCTGGGGCGCGGGCATCGATCCGGTGGAGGTGCCGATCTCCTACCGGCGCCGCACGACCGGCACGAGCTTCGTGCGCTACGGCGAGTACCTGCGGCGCGTGCTGCCGGCGCTCCTGGCGGAGTGGCGAGTGGCGCGGCGCGAGCGTCAGGTGGCCGCCGTGCGGCGGTCGCGCAGCAGCTCCCAGGCCACGACCGCGGCCAGCGCCACGCCCACCGCGCCGGCCCAGACGTAG